One genomic window of Clostridioides sp. ES-S-0054-01 includes the following:
- the nifS gene encoding cysteine desulfurase NifS gives MEKRRLYMDYSATTPIKKEVLDAMMPYLTDYFGNASSFHTFGREAKEALDKAREQVAALINAEPTEIYFTAGGSESDNWTLEGVAYANKNKGNHIITSKIEHHAILHTCEYLAKHHGFEITYLDVDSEGKVDLKQLEDSIKDTTILISIMFANNEIGTIQPIKEISEIAKKHKILFHTDAVQATGNIPVDVKELGIDLMSMSSHKIYGPKGVGALYIRKGVRLHNFVHGGAQEKSKRAGTENIPAIVGYGKAAELAKANMQNHVETLTRLRNKLIDGVLERIPYTRINGSLENRLPGNANFAFQFIEGEGILLLLDMLGIAGSSGSACTSGSLDPSHVLLAIGLPHEIAHGSLRLTVGDFTTDDDIDYILENLPKVIERLRSMSPLYDDAKKQGLIK, from the coding sequence ATGGAAAAAAGAAGATTGTATATGGATTATTCTGCAACAACACCTATTAAAAAAGAAGTATTGGATGCAATGATGCCATACCTAACAGATTATTTTGGTAATGCATCTAGTTTTCACACATTCGGAAGAGAAGCAAAAGAGGCTTTGGATAAAGCAAGGGAACAAGTAGCAGCCCTTATAAATGCTGAACCTACTGAAATATATTTTACAGCAGGTGGTTCAGAAAGTGATAACTGGACACTAGAGGGTGTAGCTTATGCTAATAAAAACAAAGGTAATCATATAATAACTTCAAAAATAGAGCATCATGCAATACTTCATACATGTGAATACTTAGCAAAACATCATGGATTTGAAATAACTTATTTAGATGTTGATAGCGAAGGAAAAGTAGATTTAAAACAACTAGAAGATTCAATAAAAGATACGACTATACTTATAAGTATAATGTTTGCAAATAATGAAATAGGAACTATACAGCCTATTAAAGAAATATCTGAAATAGCTAAAAAACATAAGATATTATTCCATACTGATGCAGTACAAGCTACAGGTAATATTCCAGTAGATGTTAAAGAATTAGGAATAGACCTAATGAGTATGTCTTCACATAAAATATATGGACCAAAAGGTGTAGGAGCTTTATACATAAGAAAAGGTGTAAGACTTCATAACTTTGTCCATGGTGGAGCACAAGAAAAAAGTAAGAGAGCTGGTACAGAAAATATACCTGCAATAGTTGGATATGGAAAAGCAGCAGAATTAGCTAAGGCAAATATGCAAAATCATGTAGAAACTTTAACTCGTCTTAGAAATAAGCTAATAGATGGTGTGTTAGAAAGAATACCTTATACAAGAATAAATGGTAGTTTAGAAAATAGATTACCAGGAAACGCAAATTTTGCATTCCAATTTATAGAAGGTGAAGGAATACTTTTATTATTAGATATGTTAGGAATTGCTGGTTCAAGTGGTTCTGCATGTACTTCTGGTTCATTAGACCCTTCACATGTACTTCTTGCAATAGGTCTACCACATGAAATAGCACATGGTTCATTAAGACTTACAGTTGGAGATTTTACAACAGATGATGATATAGATTATATACTAGAGAACTTACCAAAAGTTATAGAAAGACTTAGAAGCATGTCACCACTTTATGATGATGCGAAGAAACAAGGCTTAATAAAATAG
- the nifU gene encoding Fe-S cluster assembly scaffold protein NifU, with amino-acid sequence MQYSDKVMEHFMNPRNMGEIDNASGVGEVGNPTCGDIMKIFLDIDGDVIKDVKFKTFGCGSAIASSSMATEMIKGKTIKDALELTNKAVAEALDGLPPVKMHCSVLAEQAVKAALIDYAQKNNIHIPELDGYVIDDAHDHDVEEEE; translated from the coding sequence ATGCAATATAGTGATAAAGTTATGGAACATTTTATGAATCCAAGAAATATGGGAGAAATTGATAATGCAAGTGGTGTAGGTGAAGTTGGAAACCCTACATGTGGAGATATAATGAAGATATTTTTAGACATAGATGGAGATGTAATAAAGGATGTTAAGTTTAAAACATTTGGCTGTGGTTCAGCTATAGCAAGTTCTTCTATGGCAACTGAAATGATAAAAGGAAAAACTATAAAAGATGCATTAGAACTTACAAATAAAGCTGTTGCGGAAGCTTTAGATGGTTTACCACCAGTAAAGATGCATTGTTCAGTTTTAGCTGAGCAAGCTGTAAAAGCAGCACTTATAGATTATGCTCAAAAAAATAATATCCATATACCAGAATTGGATGGATATGTTATAGATGATGCTCATGACCATGATGTTGAAGAAGAAGAATAA
- the mnmA gene encoding tRNA 2-thiouridine(34) synthase MnmA has protein sequence MNKKVMIGMSGGVDSSVAAYLLKQQGYDVIGVTMKLWQDDDDVENEGGCCSLSAVEDARRVANKIGIPFYVLNFREVFKEKVIDYFIDEYLEGKTPNPCIACNKHIKFDDFYKKARQIGCDYVATGHYAKIEKDESTGRYLLKKSVTDKKDQTYALYNLTQEQLEHTLLPIGDYEKDRVREIAKEIGMAVHNKPDSQEICFVKDNDYANYVKKHSKKRIEEGFFVDTKGNILGKHRGILYYTIGQRKGLGITFGKPMFVIDINPINNTIVLGDNEDLFKKELIAKNVNFISIDKLEEPLRVQAKIRYSAKPSLATIHKIGEDTIKMVFDEAQRAITKGQSVVMYDGDIVVGGGIIEKSL, from the coding sequence ATGAATAAAAAAGTAATGATAGGTATGAGTGGAGGAGTTGATAGCTCTGTAGCTGCGTATCTTTTAAAACAACAAGGATATGATGTCATTGGTGTTACCATGAAATTGTGGCAAGATGATGACGATGTTGAAAATGAAGGTGGTTGCTGTTCTTTATCTGCTGTTGAAGATGCTAGAAGGGTAGCAAATAAAATAGGTATACCATTTTATGTTCTGAATTTTAGAGAAGTATTTAAAGAGAAAGTAATAGATTATTTTATAGATGAATATTTAGAAGGAAAAACTCCTAATCCTTGTATAGCTTGTAATAAACATATAAAATTTGATGATTTTTATAAGAAAGCTAGACAAATAGGTTGTGATTACGTAGCTACAGGTCACTATGCAAAGATAGAAAAGGATGAAAGTACAGGGAGATATTTGCTAAAAAAATCTGTTACAGATAAAAAAGACCAAACTTATGCACTTTATAATCTTACACAAGAACAACTAGAGCATACTTTATTGCCCATAGGTGATTATGAAAAAGATAGAGTAAGAGAAATTGCTAAGGAAATTGGTATGGCAGTACACAATAAGCCCGATAGTCAAGAAATTTGTTTTGTTAAAGATAATGATTATGCAAATTATGTAAAAAAACATTCTAAAAAACGTATTGAAGAAGGTTTTTTTGTAGATACTAAAGGCAATATACTTGGAAAGCACAGGGGTATACTATATTATACTATAGGTCAAAGAAAAGGGCTTGGAATTACTTTTGGTAAACCAATGTTTGTAATAGATATAAATCCAATAAATAATACTATAGTTCTTGGAGATAATGAAGATTTATTTAAAAAGGAACTTATTGCAAAAAATGTTAACTTTATATCAATAGATAAATTAGAAGAACCATTAAGAGTTCAAGCAAAAATAAGATATTCAGCAAAGCCATCACTAGCTACTATCCATAAAATAGGAGAAGACACTATTAAAATGGTTTTTGATGAAGCTCAAAGGGCTATTACTAAAGGTCAGTCTGTAGTAATGTATGATGGAGATATTGTAGTAGGTGGAGGAATAATCGAGAAAAGTTTATAA
- the alaS gene encoding alanine--tRNA ligase, with protein MEKMGLNEIRSKFLEFFESKGHYVANSYSLVPNNDKSLLLINSGMAPLKNYFSGVEVPPSVRMCTSQKCIRTGDIENVGITARHATFFEMMGNFSFGDYFKRESIKWGWEFVTEWLNIPEDKIWVTVYEEDDDSYDIWAKEMNFPEERIVRLGKDDNFWEIGTGPCGPCSEIYFDRGEEYGCDNPDCKPGCECDRYLEFWNHVFTQFDRDEEGNYNLLENKNIDTGMGLERMGCIMQGVDTIFEVDTIKSILEAVEKLTGVKYGENPQNDISIRIITDHIRAVTFLVSDGVLPSNEGRGYVLRRLLRRAARHGKLLGVKELFLQKLIDEVIKVNDKAYPILVEKESYIKKVVGIEEEKFNETIDQGTEILNSYIEVLKNEGKTVLSGQEAFKLYDTYGFPIDLTKEILEEEHLSVDEEAFNEEMEKQKERARNARGNMDGESWKEDPLSKLESTVDSIFNGYIEIYGEGTIEAIVKDDELVQSAKEGDKVSIVLDNTTFYPEGGGQVGDCGLITNENLVLEVLNTKKGANNSIKHIGIIKSGAISNGDKVKTLVDGETRMAAARNHSATHLLHKALKEVLGDHVNQAGSLVTPERLRFDITHFEAISNEELKVIEEKVNNVILSSLDIKCDIMNIKEAKEKGATALFGEKYGDEVRVVSMGNYSTELCGGTHLTNTSQIGMFKILSEGGVAAGVRRIEAITGKAVYEYLKERDGIISEVCVNLKSKEDNLIQRISSLLEENKNLSKELHDMKAKMSLQSADSIFDSKVEVNGVNLITNKFEGMDMDTLRETADNLRDKLGSGVVVLANVVDDKVNFVVTATKDVLEKGIHSGNIVREVAKIAGGKGGGRPNMAQAGASDVSKVDEALSYASEVIKTQVK; from the coding sequence ATGGAAAAGATGGGATTAAACGAAATAAGAAGTAAGTTTTTAGAATTTTTTGAGTCAAAAGGTCACTATGTAGCAAATAGTTATTCTTTAGTACCAAATAATGATAAGAGTTTATTGCTTATAAACTCAGGTATGGCACCTTTAAAAAACTATTTTTCAGGTGTAGAAGTACCTCCAAGTGTAAGAATGTGTACATCTCAAAAATGTATAAGAACAGGAGATATAGAAAACGTAGGTATAACTGCAAGACATGCTACATTCTTTGAAATGATGGGTAACTTCTCATTTGGTGATTACTTTAAAAGAGAATCAATCAAATGGGGATGGGAATTTGTTACAGAATGGCTAAATATACCAGAAGATAAGATATGGGTAACTGTATATGAAGAAGATGATGATTCTTATGATATATGGGCAAAAGAAATGAATTTCCCAGAAGAAAGAATTGTTAGACTAGGTAAGGATGATAACTTCTGGGAGATAGGTACAGGTCCTTGTGGTCCTTGTTCAGAAATTTATTTTGATAGAGGAGAAGAATACGGATGTGACAATCCAGACTGTAAACCAGGCTGTGAATGTGATAGGTATTTGGAATTCTGGAACCATGTATTTACTCAGTTTGATAGAGATGAAGAAGGAAATTATAATCTATTAGAAAACAAGAATATAGATACAGGTATGGGTCTTGAAAGAATGGGATGCATCATGCAAGGTGTTGATACTATCTTTGAAGTAGATACAATTAAATCTATATTAGAAGCAGTTGAGAAGTTAACAGGAGTAAAATATGGAGAGAATCCCCAAAATGATATATCAATAAGAATAATAACTGACCATATAAGAGCTGTAACATTCTTAGTTAGTGATGGAGTGCTTCCATCAAATGAAGGAAGAGGATATGTCCTTAGAAGACTTCTTAGACGTGCTGCTCGTCATGGTAAGTTATTAGGAGTAAAAGAATTATTTTTACAGAAACTAATAGATGAAGTTATAAAAGTAAATGATAAAGCATATCCAATTTTAGTTGAAAAAGAAAGCTATATTAAAAAAGTAGTTGGAATAGAAGAAGAAAAATTCAATGAAACTATAGACCAAGGGACAGAAATATTGAACTCTTATATAGAAGTATTAAAAAATGAAGGAAAGACTGTCCTAAGTGGTCAAGAAGCCTTTAAACTATATGATACTTATGGCTTCCCTATAGACTTAACTAAGGAAATATTAGAAGAAGAGCATCTATCTGTAGATGAAGAAGCTTTTAATGAAGAAATGGAAAAACAAAAAGAAAGAGCTAGAAATGCTAGAGGAAATATGGATGGAGAAAGCTGGAAAGAAGACCCTCTATCAAAATTAGAATCTACGGTTGACAGTATATTTAATGGATATATTGAAATTTATGGTGAAGGAACTATTGAAGCCATAGTCAAAGATGATGAGTTAGTTCAAAGTGCAAAAGAAGGAGATAAGGTATCTATAGTACTGGATAATACTACTTTTTATCCTGAAGGTGGAGGACAAGTTGGAGATTGTGGATTAATAACTAATGAAAACTTAGTTTTAGAAGTACTAAATACTAAGAAAGGTGCTAATAATAGTATAAAGCATATAGGTATAATAAAATCAGGAGCAATAAGCAATGGAGATAAAGTAAAGACACTAGTAGATGGAGAAACTAGAATGGCAGCTGCAAGAAATCACAGTGCCACACATTTACTTCATAAGGCATTAAAGGAAGTATTAGGAGACCATGTTAACCAAGCTGGTTCTTTAGTTACTCCAGAAAGACTTAGATTTGATATTACTCACTTTGAAGCTATATCAAATGAAGAGTTAAAAGTAATAGAAGAAAAAGTAAATAATGTTATTTTATCATCTTTAGACATAAAATGTGATATTATGAATATAAAGGAAGCTAAAGAAAAAGGAGCTACAGCACTATTTGGTGAAAAATATGGTGATGAGGTAAGAGTAGTTTCTATGGGAAATTATTCTACAGAACTTTGTGGAGGAACTCACTTGACAAATACTTCTCAAATAGGAATGTTCAAAATATTATCTGAAGGTGGAGTAGCAGCAGGTGTAAGAAGAATAGAGGCAATAACAGGAAAAGCTGTTTATGAATACCTAAAAGAAAGAGATGGAATTATCTCTGAAGTTTGTGTAAACTTAAAATCTAAAGAAGACAATTTAATTCAAAGAATAAGCTCTTTATTAGAAGAGAATAAAAATTTATCTAAAGAATTACATGATATGAAAGCTAAGATGAGTTTACAATCAGCTGATTCTATTTTTGATTCTAAAGTTGAAGTAAATGGAGTTAATTTGATAACTAATAAATTTGAAGGTATGGATATGGATACACTAAGAGAAACAGCAGACAATCTAAGAGATAAGCTTGGTTCTGGTGTAGTGGTACTTGCAAATGTAGTAGATGATAAAGTTAACTTTGTAGTTACTGCCACTAAAGATGTATTAGAGAAGGGAATACATTCAGGCAATATTGTTAGAGAAGTTGCAAAAATAGCTGGTGGAAAAGGTGGAGGAAGACCTAATATGGCACAAGCAGGAGCTAGTGATGTGTCTAAGGTTGACGAAGCTTTAAGCTATGCAAGTGAGGTTATTAAGACACAAGTTAAATAA